In the genome of Acaryochloris sp. CCMEE 5410, the window GCACAGTCTAGGCGGGAATTTGCAATACTGGAACAGGACAATCCCAGGTCTTATACCTATAATTAGGACTTCAGACCTGTTTATTCCTGTGAATGCACCTCATACGGCACGTTTAACCATATATGTACACCATTGACATTTCCCTTCGCGGCACGCCTTTAGGACTCTCCGTTCAACGCAAAGAATCCGCTGACGCTGAAGCTCTGTATAAGCAGGTTTTAGAAGCGATCAAATCCGGGAATCCCACCATTTTGGAAATGACTTGCGATCGCGAACCCGATAAAAAAGCCGCCGTTCTCGTCAACGAAATTACCGCTGTTCAACTATCGGATAAGTCTGGAGGAGCCGGTGCAGGCCGCGCTGCGGGCTTCTTTGAGCTAGGGGCATGACCACCCCTGCCATCCAACTGCAGAATTTATCCTTTGGATGGTCTAAAGATCAGCCCGTGTTGAAAAACTGTTCACTGCAGGTGCCCAAAGGCCAGTTCTGGATGCTGCTGGGCACCAATGGCAGTGGCAAATCGACGTTGCTGCGTCTGCTGGTGGGATTACTCAAAGCCCAATCAGGACAAATCGATGTGGCCCAGCCCGTGGGGTTTGTGTTTCAAAACCCTGACCATCAGTTGGTCATGCCCACCGTCGGGGCAGATGTGGCCTTTGGCCTAGTGGAAGAAAATCTGTCTATGGTTGAAATTCACCATCGAGTCAATGAAGCCCTAGACGCCGTCAACTTGATCGATCTGAAACGGCGTCCCATCTACGCCCTGAGCGGTGGCCAAAAGCAACGGATTGCGATCGCAGGAGCTATCTCCCGCCACTGTGAAGTCCTGCTGTTAGATGAACCTACGGCCCTCTTGGATCCAGAAAGCCAAAGCGATTTAGTTGCCCAAGTCCAGCGGCTGGTCAAAAAGCGGGGTATAACGGCCCT includes:
- a CDS encoding energy-coupling factor ABC transporter ATP-binding protein, whose translation is MTTPAIQLQNLSFGWSKDQPVLKNCSLQVPKGQFWMLLGTNGSGKSTLLRLLVGLLKAQSGQIDVAQPVGFVFQNPDHQLVMPTVGADVAFGLVEENLSMVEIHHRVNEALDAVNLIDLKRRPIYALSGGQKQRIAIAGAISRHCEVLLLDEPTALLDPESQSDLVAQVQRLVKKRGITALWVTHRLEELDYCDGAFLLEQGQVIDQGQPQSMREKLIKRWQAASR